Proteins from a single region of Starkeya sp. ORNL1:
- a CDS encoding YifB family Mg chelatase-like AAA ATPase, which translates to MVQRVATVAFEGVEARPVDVQVQVTSGLPAFNLVGLADKAVTEAKERVRAALIASGLALPAKRITVNLAPADLPKEGSHYDLPIALGLMAAIGAIPADALHGFTVVGELALDGELAPVAGVLPAAIGANARGHGLICPAACGAEAAWASPDMPVLAPTSLIQLVNHFSGRQILSRPVPRIEGEGPALPDLADVRGQETARRALEIAAAGRHNLLFIGPPGAGKSMLAQRLPSILPPLSPAELLEVSMIASVAGTLHGGALTSRRPFRAPHHSASMAAMVGGGIRAKPGEVSLAHNGVLFLDELPEFQPAVLDSLRQPLEAGEAVIARANHRVAYPARFQLVAAMNPCRCGRAGEPGFSCRRGARCASEYQARLSGPFLDRIDLHLQVPGVAASDLVRRAPSESSASVAARVAQARQLQQERFTALGRPDLSTNAQASGPMLEEIASPDEAGTRLLTEAARIMHLSARGYHRVLRVARTLADLAGAESLGRPYLAEALAYRASADRMMAAA; encoded by the coding sequence ATGGTGCAGCGTGTGGCGACGGTGGCGTTCGAGGGTGTCGAGGCCCGGCCGGTCGACGTGCAGGTGCAGGTGACCTCAGGCCTACCCGCCTTCAACCTCGTCGGCCTTGCCGACAAGGCGGTGACGGAGGCCAAGGAGCGGGTGCGCGCGGCGCTGATCGCCTCCGGCCTCGCGCTGCCGGCCAAGCGCATCACTGTCAATCTCGCCCCCGCCGACCTGCCGAAGGAAGGCAGCCATTACGATTTGCCGATCGCGCTCGGGCTGATGGCGGCGATCGGCGCCATACCGGCGGACGCGCTCCACGGCTTCACCGTGGTCGGTGAACTGGCCCTCGACGGCGAGCTCGCCCCGGTGGCCGGCGTGCTGCCGGCGGCAATCGGCGCCAATGCACGCGGCCACGGCCTGATCTGCCCGGCGGCCTGCGGCGCGGAAGCGGCCTGGGCCAGCCCCGACATGCCGGTGCTGGCACCGACCTCGCTGATCCAGCTGGTCAATCATTTCTCCGGGAGGCAGATCCTGTCCCGCCCGGTGCCGCGGATCGAAGGCGAGGGCCCTGCCCTGCCCGACCTCGCCGACGTCCGGGGCCAGGAGACCGCGCGGCGCGCTTTGGAGATCGCCGCGGCCGGGCGCCACAATCTCCTCTTCATCGGTCCGCCCGGGGCCGGCAAGTCGATGCTGGCGCAGCGCCTGCCCTCGATCCTGCCGCCGCTCTCCCCAGCCGAGTTGCTCGAAGTCTCGATGATCGCGTCGGTCGCCGGCACGCTGCACGGCGGCGCCTTGACCAGCCGACGGCCATTCCGTGCCCCGCACCATTCCGCCAGCATGGCGGCAATGGTCGGCGGCGGGATAAGGGCCAAGCCCGGCGAGGTCTCGCTGGCGCATAATGGCGTGCTGTTCCTAGACGAATTGCCGGAATTCCAGCCCGCCGTGCTGGATTCGCTGCGCCAGCCTCTGGAGGCCGGCGAAGCCGTGATCGCCCGCGCCAACCACCGCGTGGCCTATCCCGCGCGCTTCCAGCTGGTGGCGGCGATGAATCCGTGCCGCTGCGGGCGGGCCGGCGAGCCGGGCTTTTCCTGCCGGCGCGGCGCGCGGTGCGCCAGCGAGTATCAGGCGCGGCTCTCCGGGCCGTTCCTCGACCGCATCGACCTGCATCTCCAGGTGCCGGGGGTCGCGGCGAGCGACCTGGTGCGCCGCGCACCTTCCGAGAGCAGCGCAAGCGTCGCCGCGCGGGTGGCACAGGCGCGCCAGCTGCAGCAGGAACGCTTCACCGCGCTCGGCCGCCCGGACCTTTCCACCAATGCCCAGGCCTCCGGGCCGATGCTGGAGGAGATCGCATCGCCGGACGAGGCAGGCACCCGGCTGCTGACCGAGGCGGCGCGGATCATGCACCTTTCGGCCCGCGGCTATCACCGCGTGCTGCGGGTGGCACGCACCCTCGCCGATCTCGCCGGGGCGGAATCGCTCGGTCGTCCCTATCTCGCCGAAGCCCTCGCCTATCGCGCCAGCGCCGACCGGATGATGGCCGCGGCGTGA
- a CDS encoding GNAT family N-acyltransferase, with the protein MDQHLAGDTIDVPPPAMRSSGPAAKLMRQMLANPVLAPLVFRPNKLGPKLAGKFADGFKPARIIPALRSYSGVRHRESRTPGGPLTLGRIGSLEVRLARTAAEVRRAQRLRYEVFYEEMSATPAAAARLARRDFDAFDAICDHVLVLDHDAGRVVLGRYEPKVVGTYRLLRHDIAARHGGFYTADEFDIGPMLARHAGRRFMELGRSCVLAPYRTKRTVELLWAGVWAYARHHGIDVMFGCASLEGVDPDALARPLAFLHHYAPTDAEWSAPALPGRGTRMDRLAKEAIDVKAALHELPPLIKGYLRLGAQIGQGAVIDRQFGTTDVFIVLPIERINPRYVEHFGVNAERHAA; encoded by the coding sequence ATGGATCAACACTTAGCCGGCGATACAATAGACGTGCCGCCGCCGGCCATGCGTTCGTCCGGACCCGCCGCCAAGCTGATGCGCCAGATGCTCGCCAATCCGGTGCTGGCGCCGCTGGTGTTCCGCCCGAACAAGCTCGGCCCGAAGCTCGCCGGCAAGTTTGCCGACGGCTTCAAGCCGGCCCGCATCATCCCGGCGCTGCGCTCCTATTCCGGGGTGCGCCACCGCGAGAGCCGCACGCCCGGCGGGCCGCTCACGCTCGGCCGCATCGGCTCGCTGGAGGTCCGCCTCGCCCGCACCGCCGCCGAAGTGCGCCGCGCCCAGCGGCTGCGCTACGAGGTGTTCTACGAGGAGATGTCGGCGACGCCGGCCGCGGCAGCGCGCCTGGCGCGACGCGACTTCGATGCCTTCGACGCCATTTGCGACCATGTACTGGTGCTGGACCATGATGCCGGCCGCGTCGTGCTCGGCCGCTACGAGCCCAAGGTAGTCGGCACCTACCGCCTGCTGCGCCATGACATCGCCGCGCGGCATGGCGGCTTCTACACGGCTGACGAGTTCGATATCGGCCCGATGCTGGCGCGCCACGCCGGCCGCCGCTTCATGGAGCTGGGCCGCTCCTGCGTGCTTGCCCCCTACCGCACCAAGCGCACGGTGGAACTGTTGTGGGCCGGAGTATGGGCCTATGCCCGCCACCACGGCATCGACGTGATGTTCGGCTGCGCCAGCCTCGAGGGTGTCGATCCGGACGCGCTCGCCCGCCCGCTCGCCTTCCTGCACCATTATGCCCCGACCGACGCGGAATGGAGCGCCCCGGCGCTGCCAGGGCGGGGCACAAGGATGGATCGGCTCGCCAAGGAGGCGATCGACGTCAAGGCCGCGCTCCACGAATTGCCGCCGCTCATCAAGGGCTATTTGCGCCTCGGAGCGCAGATCGGCCAGGGCGCGGTGATCGACCGCCAGTTCGGCACCACCGACGTCTTCATTGTGCTGCCGATCGAGCGCATCAATCCGCGCTACGTGGAGCATTTCGGCGTCAATGCCGAACGCCACGCTGCGTAA
- a CDS encoding formate dehydrogenase subunit gamma, whose protein sequence is MPHYEPWSEARGRAVIDEFVGLEGPLMPMLHAVQETFGYVPEAVVPMLAETLNVSRAEVHGVVTFYHDFRHEPAGRRVLKLCRAEACQAAGGDALAEHAEHRLGCHLGETTADGRVTIEPIYCLGLCATAPSAMLDGRIVGRLTERRLDALIAEAQS, encoded by the coding sequence ATGCCGCATTACGAACCCTGGAGCGAGGCCCGCGGGCGCGCGGTGATCGACGAGTTCGTCGGTCTCGAAGGCCCGCTGATGCCGATGCTTCATGCGGTGCAGGAGACCTTCGGCTATGTGCCGGAGGCCGTGGTGCCGATGCTGGCCGAGACGTTGAACGTGTCGCGCGCCGAAGTCCATGGCGTGGTTACGTTTTATCATGATTTCCGGCATGAGCCGGCGGGTCGCCGGGTGCTCAAGCTGTGCCGCGCCGAAGCCTGCCAGGCCGCCGGCGGCGATGCGCTGGCCGAGCATGCCGAGCACAGGCTCGGCTGCCATCTCGGCGAGACCACCGCGGATGGCCGCGTCACCATCGAGCCGATCTATTGCCTCGGCCTGTGCGCCACCGCGCCTTCCGCCATGCTGGACGGCCGCATCGTCGGCCGTCTGACCGAACGGCGCCTCGACGCCCTGATCGCGGAGGCGCAGTCGTGA
- a CDS encoding Hsp20 family protein: MSRIPSLSSPFLLGFDEVERALDRVVKGSDGYPPYNVERIAAAGQPERLRITLAVAGFTREQLEVTLEEKELVIRGRQAEEPGRTYLHRGIAARQFQRTFVLADGMQVLGADLRNGLLSVDLARPEPERVVKRIVIATDE; the protein is encoded by the coding sequence ATGTCGCGTATACCCTCGCTGTCGAGCCCCTTTCTGCTCGGCTTTGACGAGGTCGAGCGGGCGCTCGACCGGGTTGTCAAAGGCTCGGACGGCTATCCGCCCTACAATGTCGAACGCATTGCCGCGGCCGGGCAACCGGAGCGGCTGCGCATCACCTTGGCCGTCGCGGGCTTCACCCGCGAGCAGCTGGAGGTGACGCTGGAGGAGAAGGAGCTGGTGATCCGTGGCCGTCAGGCCGAGGAACCGGGCCGCACCTACCTCCATCGCGGCATCGCCGCCCGCCAGTTCCAGCGGACTTTCGTGCTGGCCGACGGGATGCAGGTGCTGGGCGCCGATCTCCGTAACGGGCTGCTGTCAGTGGACCTGGCACGGCCGGAACCGGAACGGGTCGTCAAGCGTATCGTCATTGCGACCGATGAGTGA
- the gshB gene encoding glutathione synthase — MSLNVAVQMDPIDRINIAGDSTFAMLLEAQARGHTLSYYTTDRLAMRDGNVFATVEPLQVRDVKGDHFTLGAPERVALETFDVILMRQDPPFDMNYVTATHLLERVHPKTLVVNDPIHVRNAPEKIFVTEFPDLMPPTLITRDLQEIKAFRDEQGDIVAKPLYGNGGAAVFRLTRDDLNFGSLYDLFATTFREPWVIQRFLPEVKAGDKRIILVDGIFAGAVNRVPSEGDLRSNMVRGGAARETDLTSREREICERLGPSLREKGLLFTGIDVIDGNLTEINVTSPTGIRAIRRLGGPDIAALIWDAIEAKRG, encoded by the coding sequence ATGAGCCTGAACGTCGCCGTCCAGATGGACCCGATCGACCGCATCAATATTGCCGGCGATTCGACCTTCGCGATGCTGCTGGAAGCGCAGGCCCGCGGCCACACGCTTTCCTATTATACCACCGATCGCCTCGCCATGCGCGACGGCAACGTCTTCGCCACCGTCGAGCCGCTTCAGGTGCGTGACGTCAAGGGGGACCATTTCACCCTCGGCGCACCCGAGCGCGTGGCGCTGGAGACGTTCGACGTAATCCTGATGCGGCAGGATCCGCCGTTCGACATGAACTATGTCACCGCGACGCATCTCTTGGAGCGCGTGCATCCGAAGACCCTGGTGGTGAATGATCCCATCCATGTGCGCAACGCGCCGGAGAAGATCTTCGTCACCGAATTCCCTGATCTGATGCCGCCGACGCTGATCACCCGCGACCTCCAGGAGATCAAGGCATTCCGTGACGAGCAGGGCGATATCGTCGCCAAGCCGCTCTATGGCAATGGCGGCGCTGCGGTGTTCCGCCTCACCCGCGACGACCTCAATTTCGGCTCGCTCTATGACCTGTTCGCCACCACCTTCCGCGAACCCTGGGTGATCCAGCGCTTCCTCCCGGAGGTGAAGGCCGGCGACAAGCGCATCATCCTGGTCGACGGCATCTTTGCCGGCGCGGTGAACCGGGTGCCGAGCGAGGGCGATCTGCGCTCCAACATGGTGCGCGGCGGCGCGGCGCGGGAGACCGACCTGACATCGCGCGAGCGCGAGATCTGCGAGCGGCTCGGGCCCTCGCTGCGTGAAAAGGGGCTGCTCTTCACCGGCATCGATGTGATCGACGGCAATCTTACCGAGATCAACGTCACCTCGCCGACCGGCATCCGCGCCATCCGCCGGCTCGGCGGGCCGGACATCGCGGCGCTGATCTGGGACGCCATCGAGGCGAAGCGCGGCTGA
- a CDS encoding DUF1150 domain-containing protein, whose amino-acid sequence MRNEFEVTSSVGAAPAPLSEEAFASLGGGKIAYVRSIRSEDVAEMFPQAPHIAPGLELFTLHAADGTPIMLTDSREAALASAMQNELETVSVH is encoded by the coding sequence ATGAGAAATGAATTCGAAGTCACCAGCAGTGTCGGCGCAGCGCCGGCTCCCCTTTCGGAGGAGGCATTTGCGAGCCTCGGCGGCGGCAAGATCGCCTATGTGCGCTCGATCCGCTCGGAAGACGTAGCCGAGATGTTCCCGCAGGCGCCGCATATCGCGCCCGGCCTCGAGCTTTTCACGCTGCACGCTGCCGACGGCACCCCGATCATGCTCACCGACAGCCGCGAGGCGGCGCTGGCGAGCGCGATGCAGAACGAGCTGGAGACGGTCAGCGTCCACTGA
- a CDS encoding NADH-quinone oxidoreductase subunit NuoF — protein sequence MSTRIYVPIDAAAVACGADEVASAIEAAALARNVPVEIVRNGSRGMLWLEPMIEVVTSEGRIAYGPVSEDDVEGLFNAGFLDGGAHALRIGKPEEHPFLARQTRLTFARCGIIDPASLTDYRAHGGYKGLERAIALGSTDIIEEVRKSGLRGRGGAGFPTAIKWKTVADTKGDQKYIVCNADEGDSGTFADRMIMEGDPFQLIEGMTIAGVAVGATKGYVYTRSEYPHAIRAMEKAIKVARAAGMLGKNILGSPYSYDMEVRMGAGAYVCGEETALLDSLEGKRGVVRAKPPLPAHKGLFQKPTVINNVLSLTAIPHILADGAQKYADFGMGRSRGTMPIQIAGNVRYGGLFETAFGIPLGELINDIGGGTASGRPVKAAQVGGPLGAYVPTWQFDLPFDYEAFAAKDALIGHGGIVVFDDRADMAKMARFAMEFCSVESCGKCTPCRIGSTRGVEVIDRIMANEQREKNLEVLTDLCHTMKLGSLCALGGFTPYPVMSALTHFPEDFGATPRLEAAE from the coding sequence GTGAGCACCCGTATCTACGTTCCCATCGACGCCGCCGCCGTCGCCTGTGGCGCCGACGAGGTCGCTTCCGCCATCGAGGCTGCAGCGCTGGCGCGGAACGTTCCGGTCGAGATCGTGCGCAACGGTTCGCGCGGCATGCTCTGGCTGGAGCCGATGATCGAGGTCGTCACGAGCGAGGGCCGTATCGCCTACGGCCCGGTGAGCGAAGACGATGTCGAGGGCCTGTTCAACGCCGGCTTCCTTGATGGTGGCGCCCACGCGCTGCGCATCGGCAAGCCGGAGGAACATCCCTTCCTCGCCAGGCAGACCCGGCTCACCTTCGCCCGCTGCGGCATCATCGATCCCGCCTCGCTGACGGATTATCGTGCCCATGGCGGCTATAAGGGCCTGGAGCGCGCCATTGCGCTCGGTTCCACCGACATCATCGAGGAAGTCCGCAAGTCCGGCCTGCGCGGCCGCGGCGGCGCAGGCTTTCCGACCGCCATCAAGTGGAAGACGGTGGCGGACACCAAGGGCGACCAGAAATACATCGTCTGCAATGCCGACGAGGGCGATAGTGGCACCTTCGCCGACCGCATGATCATGGAAGGCGACCCCTTCCAGCTGATCGAGGGCATGACCATTGCCGGCGTCGCGGTCGGCGCCACCAAGGGCTATGTCTACACCCGCTCGGAATATCCGCATGCGATTCGCGCGATGGAGAAGGCGATCAAGGTCGCTCGCGCCGCCGGCATGCTGGGCAAGAACATTCTTGGCTCGCCCTACAGCTACGACATGGAAGTGCGCATGGGCGCCGGCGCCTATGTCTGCGGCGAGGAGACGGCGCTGCTCGACAGCCTGGAAGGCAAGCGCGGCGTGGTGCGCGCCAAGCCGCCGCTGCCGGCGCACAAGGGTCTGTTCCAGAAGCCGACCGTCATCAACAATGTGCTCTCGCTCACCGCGATCCCGCACATTCTCGCCGACGGCGCGCAGAAATACGCCGATTTCGGCATGGGTCGCTCGCGCGGCACCATGCCGATCCAGATCGCCGGCAATGTGCGTTATGGCGGCCTGTTCGAGACCGCCTTCGGCATCCCGCTCGGCGAACTCATCAACGACATTGGCGGCGGCACCGCGTCCGGCCGTCCGGTGAAGGCGGCCCAGGTCGGTGGCCCGCTCGGCGCCTATGTGCCGACCTGGCAGTTCGACCTGCCGTTCGATTATGAGGCCTTTGCGGCCAAGGACGCGCTGATCGGCCATGGCGGCATCGTGGTGTTCGATGACCGCGCCGACATGGCCAAGATGGCGCGTTTCGCCATGGAATTCTGCTCGGTCGAGAGCTGCGGCAAGTGCACGCCGTGCCGCATCGGCTCGACCCGCGGCGTCGAGGTCATCGACCGCATCATGGCGAACGAGCAGCGCGAGAAGAACCTCGAGGTGCTCACCGACCTCTGCCACACCATGAAGCTTGGATCTCTTTGCGCGCTCGGGGGTTTCACCCCATATCCGGTGATGAGCGCGCTGACCCACTTCCCTGAAGATTTCGGCGCGACGCCGCGCCTCGAAGCCGCCGAGTGA
- the fdhF gene encoding formate dehydrogenase subunit alpha, with the protein MSLVHEIDYGTPAPKTDKTVTLTIDGVEISVAEGTSIMRAAMEMGTQIPKLCATDMLDAFGSCRICLVEIEGRAGTPASCTTPVGPGMKVHTQTERLKQLRKGVMELYISDHPLDCLTCAANGDCELQDMAGAVGLREVRYGMEGANHFAPKSELTLPKDESNPYFTYDPAKCIVCNRCVRACEEVQGTFALTISGRGFDSRVSAGQSEAFLTSECVSCGACVQACPTATLAEKKLIEIGQPEHSVVTTCAYCGVGCTFKAEMRGQEMVRMVPWKDGKANRGHSCVKGRFAWGYATHQDRITKPMIRASINDPWREVSWDEAISYTASELKRIQDTYGRKAVGGITSSRCTNEEAYLVQKLIRAGFGTNNVDTCARVCHSPTGYGLNQAFGTSAGTQDFDSVEDSDVILVIGANPTDGHPVFGSRMKKRLRQGAKLIVVDPRRIDLVKSAHIKADYHLPLQPGTNVAVVTALAHVVVTEGLVNEQYVRERCDWEEFQDWAEFVAEPRHSPEEVEKLSGVPAELIRGAARLYATGGNGAIYYGLGVTEHSQGSTTVMAIANLAMATGNIGRRGVGVNPLRGQNNVQGSCDMGSFPHELPGYRHISDDATRATFEAMWGRPLDAEPGLRIPNMLDAAVDGTFKAIYIQGEDILQSDPDTKHVSAGLAAMELVIVQDLFLNETANYAHVFLPGCTFLEKDGTFTNAERRIQLVRKVMAPKSTYGDWEGTQLLARAIGLDWNYTHPSQIMDEIAALTPSFAGVSFKKLDELGSVQWPCNDANPEGVPIMHINGFARGKGKFVVTEYVATDERSGARFPLLLTTGRILSHYNVGAQTRRTANVAWHPEDLLEIHPHDAEQRGVRDGDWVRIDSRAGSTTLRAEITDRVAPGVVYTTFHHPTTQANVVTTDFSDWATNCPEFKVTAVQVARSNGPSQWQEEYDAFARQSRRIAVEAAE; encoded by the coding sequence ATGTCTCTCGTTCATGAGATCGACTACGGCACGCCAGCGCCGAAGACCGACAAGACGGTGACGCTGACCATTGACGGCGTCGAGATCAGCGTCGCCGAGGGTACCTCCATCATGCGCGCGGCGATGGAGATGGGGACACAGATCCCCAAGCTCTGCGCCACCGACATGCTGGATGCGTTCGGCTCCTGCCGCATCTGCCTCGTCGAGATCGAAGGCCGTGCCGGTACGCCGGCCTCCTGCACCACGCCGGTCGGCCCCGGCATGAAGGTGCACACCCAGACCGAGCGGCTGAAGCAGCTGCGCAAGGGGGTGATGGAGCTCTATATCTCCGACCACCCGCTGGACTGCCTGACCTGCGCCGCCAATGGCGACTGTGAACTGCAGGACATGGCCGGCGCGGTCGGCCTGCGCGAAGTGCGCTACGGCATGGAGGGCGCGAACCACTTCGCCCCGAAGTCCGAGCTGACGCTGCCGAAGGACGAGTCCAACCCCTATTTCACCTATGACCCGGCGAAGTGCATCGTCTGCAATCGCTGCGTCCGCGCCTGCGAGGAAGTCCAGGGCACCTTCGCGCTGACCATTTCCGGCCGTGGCTTCGACAGCCGCGTCTCGGCCGGCCAGTCGGAAGCCTTCCTCACCTCCGAGTGCGTGTCCTGCGGCGCCTGCGTCCAGGCTTGCCCGACCGCGACGCTCGCCGAGAAGAAGCTGATCGAAATCGGCCAGCCCGAGCATTCGGTGGTCACCACCTGCGCCTATTGCGGCGTCGGCTGTACCTTCAAGGCGGAAATGCGCGGCCAGGAAATGGTGCGCATGGTGCCGTGGAAGGACGGCAAGGCCAATCGCGGCCATTCTTGCGTCAAGGGCCGCTTCGCCTGGGGCTATGCGACCCATCAGGATCGCATCACCAAGCCGATGATCCGCGCCAGCATCAATGATCCGTGGCGCGAAGTGTCGTGGGACGAGGCGATTTCCTACACCGCTTCCGAACTGAAGCGCATCCAGGACACCTATGGCCGCAAGGCGGTGGGCGGCATCACCTCCTCGCGTTGTACCAACGAGGAAGCCTATCTCGTCCAGAAGCTGATCCGCGCCGGCTTCGGCACCAACAATGTCGATACCTGCGCCCGTGTCTGCCACTCGCCGACCGGTTACGGCCTGAACCAGGCGTTTGGTACCTCGGCCGGCACCCAGGACTTCGATTCGGTCGAGGACTCGGACGTCATCCTCGTCATCGGCGCCAACCCGACCGACGGCCACCCGGTGTTCGGCTCGCGCATGAAGAAGCGCCTGCGCCAGGGCGCCAAGCTGATCGTGGTCGATCCGCGCCGCATCGATCTGGTGAAGTCGGCCCACATCAAGGCGGACTACCACCTGCCGCTGCAGCCCGGCACCAATGTCGCGGTCGTCACCGCGCTGGCCCATGTCGTCGTCACCGAGGGCCTGGTCAACGAGCAGTACGTGCGCGAGCGCTGCGACTGGGAAGAGTTCCAGGATTGGGCCGAGTTCGTCGCCGAGCCGCGCCACTCGCCGGAAGAAGTCGAGAAGCTCTCCGGCGTGCCGGCCGAGCTGATTCGCGGCGCTGCCCGGCTCTATGCCACCGGCGGCAATGGCGCGATCTATTACGGCCTCGGCGTCACCGAGCACTCGCAGGGCTCCACCACCGTGATGGCGATCGCCAACCTCGCCATGGCGACCGGCAATATCGGCCGCCGCGGCGTCGGCGTGAACCCGCTGCGCGGCCAGAACAATGTGCAGGGCTCGTGCGACATGGGCTCGTTCCCGCACGAACTGCCGGGCTACCGCCACATCTCCGACGACGCCACCCGCGCCACCTTCGAGGCGATGTGGGGCCGCCCGCTCGATGCCGAGCCCGGCCTGCGCATCCCCAACATGCTGGACGCGGCCGTCGACGGCACCTTCAAGGCGATCTACATCCAGGGCGAGGACATCCTGCAGTCCGACCCGGACACCAAGCATGTCTCCGCCGGCCTCGCCGCGATGGAGCTGGTGATCGTGCAGGACCTGTTCCTGAACGAGACCGCGAACTATGCCCACGTCTTCCTGCCGGGCTGCACCTTCCTTGAGAAGGACGGCACCTTCACCAATGCCGAGCGCCGCATCCAGCTGGTTCGCAAGGTGATGGCGCCGAAGAGCACCTATGGCGACTGGGAGGGCACCCAGCTGCTCGCCCGGGCGATCGGCCTCGACTGGAACTACACCCACCCCTCGCAGATCATGGACGAGATCGCCGCGCTCACCCCGAGCTTCGCCGGCGTGTCGTTCAAGAAGCTCGACGAGCTGGGCTCGGTGCAGTGGCCGTGCAACGACGCCAACCCGGAAGGTGTGCCGATCATGCACATCAACGGCTTCGCCCGCGGCAAGGGCAAGTTCGTGGTGACCGAGTATGTGGCGACCGACGAGCGCTCCGGCGCCCGCTTCCCGCTGCTGCTCACCACCGGCCGCATCCTCAGCCACTACAATGTCGGCGCCCAGACCCGCCGCACCGCCAATGTCGCCTGGCATCCGGAGGATCTCCTCGAGATCCATCCGCACGATGCCGAGCAGCGCGGCGTGCGCGATGGCGACTGGGTGCGGATCGACAGCCGCGCCGGCTCGACCACGCTGCGCGCGGAGATCACCGATCGCGTGGCGCCGGGCGTGGTCTACACCACCTTCCACCACCCGACGACGCAGGCCAATGTCGTGACCACCGACTTCTCGGACTGGGCCACCAACTGCCCCGAGTTCAAGGTCACGGCGGTCCAGGTCGCGCGCTCCAACGGTCCGTCGCAGTGGCAGGAAGAGTATGATGCCTTCGCCCGCCAGAGCCGGCGCATCGCCGTCGAAGCGGCGGAGTGA